A single window of Sulfitobacter sp. JL08 DNA harbors:
- a CDS encoding alpha/beta hydrolase produces the protein MQFRTSGPEKSWFVFVISVLLFSALLSGCSSRAQVVPTPVPENLGLDIPVLIGTTRARDSDGLWSPTKRDILNFARIDVSVPPVRRPGQIKLPGKTTAPSTDFLTRQVVYFDGKPSFRSAIRQRLREPGQAGREVIVTVHGFNNTMGDGVYRTAQMMRDLSITGVVVHYSWPSIGDPLGYAADRDSVLIARDGLEQLFVELRKAGAQRIVVVAHSMGSQLTMETLRQMAIRGNDDVLSHINGVVLMSPDLDVALFRSQAEAIGKLPQPFIIFVSKRDPVLALSARLTGQPNRLGNTQQIEDVAGLEVTIIDLSDASDAESAHSAALSSPSVLKVLEQATTSVRRALQTDPTGRTGIFPGSVLVAQEATAVILAPVSVIGRSIN, from the coding sequence ATGCAATTTCGCACCTCAGGACCAGAGAAATCGTGGTTTGTGTTTGTCATTTCCGTTTTGCTGTTTTCAGCCTTACTCTCGGGGTGCTCATCCCGCGCGCAAGTCGTGCCTACGCCGGTTCCTGAAAACTTGGGATTAGACATACCGGTTTTGATTGGAACGACCCGTGCCCGCGATTCTGATGGACTGTGGTCACCAACGAAACGCGACATTCTCAACTTCGCTCGTATTGACGTATCTGTGCCGCCCGTGCGTCGGCCGGGGCAAATAAAACTACCTGGCAAAACCACGGCCCCGTCCACTGATTTCTTGACCCGGCAGGTTGTTTATTTCGACGGGAAGCCCTCATTTAGAAGTGCGATAAGGCAACGATTACGAGAGCCTGGGCAGGCCGGACGCGAGGTAATCGTGACCGTTCACGGTTTCAACAATACCATGGGCGACGGTGTCTATCGCACCGCTCAGATGATGCGCGACCTCAGCATAACAGGCGTGGTCGTTCATTATTCGTGGCCGTCCATTGGCGATCCTCTTGGCTATGCGGCTGATCGTGACAGCGTATTGATTGCTCGGGACGGTCTCGAACAACTTTTCGTAGAATTGAGGAAGGCGGGCGCGCAACGCATTGTAGTTGTCGCCCATTCGATGGGGTCACAGCTAACAATGGAGACGCTGCGGCAGATGGCAATACGCGGGAACGACGATGTTCTGTCGCACATAAATGGAGTTGTGTTGATGTCGCCTGATCTGGACGTCGCTCTGTTTAGAAGTCAAGCTGAAGCAATCGGCAAACTGCCACAGCCTTTCATTATTTTTGTATCCAAGCGAGACCCGGTTCTTGCACTTTCAGCGCGCCTTACAGGCCAACCAAACCGATTGGGGAATACTCAACAAATCGAAGATGTTGCTGGCCTGGAAGTCACCATTATTGACTTGAGCGACGCAAGCGACGCTGAGTCAGCTCATAGCGCTGCCCTGAGTTCGCCTTCAGTACTGAAGGTCCTGGAACAGGCGACCACCTCTGTTCGTAGAGCGCTTCAGACCGATCCTACCGGCCGCACTGGAATTTTTCCGGGGTCAGTTCTGGTCGCTCAGGAAGCGACAGCTGTGATACTGGCGCCGGTGAGTGTGATCGGGAGATCAATAAATTAG
- a CDS encoding IS110 family transposase, with translation MAKNDFDELMSVGVDIGKDVFHLVGFDKEGRLVLRKKIKRMALVATFEELPQCIVGMEACLSAHFVSRTLSKMGFEPRIIPAVYVKPFNKGQKNDYNDAEAIAEAALRPNLKTVSEKTQEQLDLQALHRVRSRLVSRRTAAMNQIRAFLIEQGITVRRSVAALRASLEAILSNRGDEMSLRMRRLILGLQQDWIWLDKRIDMTTSEIKEVSETEESCQRLMTIPGIGPIISTAVVAAVGTGEAYDRGRDFAAWLGLVPRQHRTGGRTILGRITKRGSRYLRMLFVQAAQVIMMRPKNWHKFSFGAWLEAAATRMQHNKLGVALANKLARIAWSVLNSGKDFDWMEKELATAI, from the coding sequence ATGGCGAAGAATGATTTTGATGAGCTGATGTCAGTTGGCGTTGATATCGGCAAAGACGTATTTCACTTGGTTGGCTTTGACAAAGAAGGTCGGCTTGTTTTGCGCAAGAAGATCAAACGCATGGCGTTGGTTGCGACGTTTGAGGAGCTGCCGCAATGTATTGTCGGGATGGAAGCTTGCCTGAGCGCGCACTTTGTCAGCCGAACGCTGAGCAAGATGGGGTTCGAGCCCCGGATCATTCCCGCGGTTTATGTGAAGCCTTTCAACAAGGGCCAGAAGAACGACTACAATGACGCTGAAGCTATTGCAGAAGCCGCTTTGCGTCCCAATCTCAAGACGGTATCGGAGAAGACGCAGGAGCAGCTTGATCTCCAGGCGCTGCATCGCGTTCGGTCACGGCTTGTGTCACGTCGGACAGCAGCAATGAATCAGATCCGGGCCTTTCTGATCGAACAGGGGATCACTGTCCGACGTAGTGTCGCGGCTCTGCGCGCCTCGCTCGAAGCCATTCTTAGCAATCGCGGCGACGAGATGTCCTTGCGGATGCGGAGATTGATCCTGGGGCTCCAACAGGATTGGATATGGCTGGATAAACGGATCGATATGACCACATCTGAAATCAAAGAGGTCAGCGAGACCGAGGAAAGCTGCCAACGTCTGATGACCATTCCGGGCATCGGGCCAATCATCTCAACGGCTGTGGTTGCAGCTGTCGGGACCGGCGAGGCTTATGATCGGGGGCGAGATTTTGCGGCTTGGCTGGGGCTCGTTCCGCGACAACACAGGACCGGCGGGCGCACCATCCTGGGTCGTATCACAAAACGAGGCAGCCGGTATCTCCGCATGCTGTTTGTGCAGGCCGCGCAGGTCATCATGATGCGACCGAAGAACTGGCATAAGTTTAGTTTTGGCGCATGGTTGGAAGCCGCCGCGACGCGCATGCAGCACAACAAGCTCGGCGTGGCGCTTGCCAATAAGCTAGCGCGGATCGCATGGAGTGTTCTTAACTCAGGCAAGGACTTCGATTGGATGGAAAAAGAATTGGCGACTGCGATCTGA
- a CDS encoding DUF4386 domain-containing protein, whose product MKLSHADPSLVRLAGALYLAIILCGLSAELLLRGPLLQGTPDQIAQALSANIGQLRLSLIADTVMLLADIALALIFFGLLRHISQPLALAAMVLRLGQAVLIGASLMALASVPSLLLDAPRIAVHMTELHAIGYDIGLILFAVNSGIMSVMLWRSQVPKMIAAGIAASGVVYATGSLARLIAPDWVVNIEPAYLIPMIAESALCLWLLIRARV is encoded by the coding sequence ATGAAACTGTCTCATGCTGATCCCAGCCTCGTACGTCTTGCCGGCGCGCTTTATTTGGCCATCATTCTATGTGGCCTTTCCGCCGAATTACTTTTGCGCGGCCCCTTGCTTCAGGGCACGCCAGATCAAATCGCGCAAGCGCTTAGCGCTAATATTGGACAGCTTCGTCTGAGCCTCATTGCCGATACGGTGATGTTGCTGGCGGATATTGCGCTTGCCCTGATTTTTTTCGGTCTTCTGCGACATATCTCCCAACCTTTGGCGCTTGCCGCAATGGTGTTACGCTTGGGGCAAGCCGTGCTCATTGGCGCCAGCCTGATGGCCCTTGCAAGTGTACCGTCTTTGCTTTTGGACGCGCCGCGCATCGCGGTGCACATGACCGAATTGCACGCAATTGGCTATGACATCGGGTTGATACTTTTTGCGGTCAACAGTGGGATCATGTCTGTCATGCTTTGGCGCTCGCAGGTGCCGAAAATGATCGCTGCGGGCATCGCGGCTTCGGGCGTCGTATATGCGACAGGAAGCCTGGCACGCCTTATCGCGCCCGACTGGGTCGTAAACATCGAACCTGCTTACTTGATCCCGATGATCGCTGAGAGCGCCCTATGTCTCTGGTTGCTCATCCGAGCACGGGTTTGA